A genomic stretch from Anopheles nili chromosome X, idAnoNiliSN_F5_01, whole genome shotgun sequence includes:
- the LOC128729045 gene encoding uncharacterized protein LOC128729045, which translates to MDDEFIEVRSRGSGRRAKATKTKAALPAQPAKPAHQAPQAKTAPKSASFRLPPIVVKTNAYHQLRADLSSIAGVEFQSIGCYAMPGHKTYLTEKLGLITDSITLAKVGITNPRILNSQETDLMMIDIRKQNITVHTISEALAYTNTKIATNNNELLFIISCPRLRKNILNKIQVYGINNIGKQIHVPHPYYLSHKSQMFIVASLDKEFYNTEDLQEDNTTCIPAIIKGQPASCDFISNPSTQEVITLDRSHLLISSSVWFIFDTTCGIRERNLTGSFIVAYEDCNIFFNNKTISSNTISFPGSPINLPIYGIEVTQQNKVVNLSLEHLHELHKELRSEMKQIHLESHSITWKTWSISSLSRASRDERIQTPKETKRLGSKMTYMLSERQLSIIGNPEVAHICGPGDFLAMQCDGFHLTHDRSHKHLSLVRDHHHLGLFIIYPYPPLVEVLDIFIQTSLKSSLETLQITRGVQNGSVVCI; encoded by the exons ATGGACGACGAGTTCATCGAAGTGCGTTCTCGCGGCAGTGGTCGTCGTGCGAAGGCGACGAAAACCAAGGCTGCGCTTCCAGCGCAACCGGCGAAACCGGCGCACCAAGCGCCCCAAGCGAAAACCGCGCCAAAAAGCGCGTCGTTTCGTCTTCCACCCATAGTGGTGAAGACGAACGCATACCATCAGCTTCGTGCTGATCTGTCGTCAATCGCTGGGGTTGAGTTCCAGTCGATTG GTTGTTATGCCATGCCGGGGCACAAAACATATCTTACTGAAAAATTAGGACTAATTACAGATAGTATCACATTAGCCAAAGTTGGAATTACTAATCCACGTATACTCAATAGTCAAGAAACAGATTTGATGATGATTGacattagaaaacaaaacataacagtGCATACAATATCCGAGGCTTTGGCATATACAAACACGAAAATAGCTACAAATAACAATGAACTACTGTTTATAATAAGTTGTCCTAGACTAAGAAAAAACATACTAAACAAAATCCAAGTTTACGGCATAAATAACATAGGAAAACAGATCCACGTTCCTCATCCCTATTACCTTTCCCATAAATCGCAAATGTTTATCGTCGCATCACTCGATAAGGAATTCTATAATACGGAAGATCTACAAGAAGACAACACGACATGCATACCAGCAATTATAAAAGGACAACCAGCATCTTGCGATTTTATATCGAACCCATCAACACAAGAAGTTATAACTTTAGATAGAAGTCACTTACTTATCAGTTCATCCGTTTGGTTTATATTTGATACGACGTGTGGCATACGAGAACGAAACCTTACTGGTTCATTTATCGTTGCATATGAagattgcaatattttcttCAATAACAAAACTATTTCAAGCAACACGATTAGTTTTCCGGGATCACCGATCAATCTTCCTATCTATGGCATAGAAGTGACACAACAGAACAAAGTCGTGAATTTGAGTCTTGAGCATCTACACGAACTACACAAAGAATTAAGATCGGAGATGAAACAAATCCATTTAGAATCACACAGTATCACATGGAAAACGTGGTCAATATCTAGCCTG TCCCGAGCGTCGCGCGATGAGCGGATACAAACTCCTAAGGAGACCAAACGTCTTGGAAGCAAGATGACCTACATGCTGTCGGAACGACAGCTTTCGATCATAGGTAACCCCGAGGTAGCGCACATCTGTGGACCAGGGGATTTCCTTGCTATGCAGTGTGATGGGTTTCACCTTACGCACGATAGAAGCCATAAGCATCTGTCGCTTGTAAGGGATCACCATCACCTGGGTCTTTTCATAATTTACCCTTATCCTCCACTCGTTGAGGTATTGGATATATTTATCCAAACCTCTCTGAAGTCCTCCTTGGAGACACTCCAGATTACGAGAggagtacaaaatggcagtgtCGTCTGCATATAA
- the LOC128729046 gene encoding uncharacterized protein LOC128729046, translating into MKPTVSASRPTILLVSISRYEKFLEDFVAERDQIEVETRLRKFERLCQDLEDIQQGLEDSASTAEEISQNAALRENFESRKIQVQSKLQAHLRLVQTSYAQTTTGSNPLKGIKLPTIALPEFSGDYMQWLTFRDTFECLIHAIGDLPAIQKFHYLRAAVKGEAAQVIDSITISAANYDLAWNTLTE; encoded by the coding sequence ATGAAACCCACGGTGTCGGCGTCCCGGCCGACAATTTTGCTAGTGTCCATTTCGCGATATGAGAAATTTCTGGAGGATTTCGTTGCTGAACGGGACCAAATAGAGGTAGAAACCCGACTAAGGAAGTTTGAACGGTTATGCCAAGATCTTGAAGATATCCAGCAAGGGTTGGAAGATTCCGCTTCCACTGCCGAAGAAATATCGCAAAATGCGGCTTTGAGGGAGAATTTCGAAAGTAGAAAAATTCAGGTGCAATCGAAATTGCAGGCGCATTTACGGTTAGTACAAACATCTTATGCCCAAACGACCACCGGATCGAATCCGCTCAAGGGTATTAAGCTTCCCACCATTGCACTGCCTGAATTCAGTGGAgattatatgcaatggttgacattcCGCGATACGTTTGAGTGCCTCATACATGCAATCGGCGACTTACCGGCGATACAAAAATTCCACTATTTGCGCGCTGCTGTGAAAGGAGAGGCGGCTCAAGTGATAGACTCAATCACCATAAGCGCGGCTAATTACGATTTAGCGTGGAACACATTAACTGAGTGA